A single Trypanosoma brucei gambiense DAL972 chromosome 9, complete sequence DNA region contains:
- a CDS encoding acyl transferase-like protein, putative translates to MSKSLQRALVFSGQGAHRRGMATEYLRIPAVACLWERMKGSMEQKYGISLQDIITENPTRLYVYNDAYDVAAICERSCQDGGSVVESTPKQKLISHPQGVLSLTSLTQPCMLAAHMVSLEYLKETRGYSVESSEVIAGHSLGEFSALCALGVLSPEVAVDLVYRRGALMEDAVKHSSQSNEGHLMFACNPQRAKLCVEDPDLAVDQLHIFVELIARNLSTTASFIEVVNYNISYEQYVVVGDPIALSALGKCLDPQFRATSCGSSATLDNVVRTAVSSVLQDKQEGITMNPNTGPAPDFVTSCARKYGIRSTFRRFLRGPDDGYTPSLEELTHLTLQEDGRSGLKKKSWFIPLPLSIPFHSSRLRRAMDLFLPVVRDALPDEETMRSFFCIPQCGGSDEGPSSRCASEPKKPVWLTNLTGTAFRPFDVDFQRDALEAMQSMNVGEIRHNGRYHTNLVELAFKNGMDTSSVRDMCAAVLAAQLAHPVQWIDVMDSAVFQHGVREAHEISPVRTVADMFKRTVFRGKTSDASVGEAALDIVTRCLPSEERFL, encoded by the coding sequence ATGTCGAAATCGCTGCAGCGCGCTTTGGTATTCTCTGGCCAGGGGGCCCATCGTCGGGGAATGGCGACGGAATATCTACGCATTCCGGCAGTGGCTTGCCTGTGGGAGCGAATGAAGGGAAGTATGGAACAGAAATATGGCATCTCACTGCAAGACATTATAACGGAAAATCCTACTAGGTTGTACGTTTACAATGATGCATATGATGTGGCTGCCATATGTGAACGCAGTTGTCAGGATGGCGGAAGTGTGGTAGAATCGACTCCCAAGCAAAAATTGATTTCTCATCCTCAAGGGGTGTTGTCTTTAACTTCTTTGACGCAGCCTTGTATGCTAGCAGCGCACATGGTGTCACTGGAGTACCTCAAAGAAACCCGAGGTTACTCGGTGGAATCCTCCGAGGTTATAGCTGGTCACAGTTTAGGCGAATTCTCCGCTCTTTGCGCCCTTGGAGTGCTTTCGCCCGAGGTTGCCGTTGATCTTGTTTATAGACGCGGGGCCCTCATGGAGGATGCTGTAAAACACAGTTCCCAAAGTAATGAGGGTCATCTTATGTTTGCCTGTAACCCACAACGGGCAAAACTATGCGTCGAAGATCCCGATCTTGCAGTCGATCAGCTTCACATATTTGTAGAGTTGATAGCTCGCAATCTCTCTACGACGGCATCGTTTATCGAAGTAGTAAACTATAACATCAGTTACGAGCAGTACGTTGTTGTCGGTGATCCAATAGCGTTGTCGGCACTTGGCAAATGCCTTGATCCACAATTCCGTGCCACTAGTTGCGGGTCGTCAGCTACCCTCGATAATGTCGTCCGGACAGCTGTGTCTTCAGTCCTGCAAGACAAGCAAGAGGGGATAACTATGAACCCAAACACTGGTCCGGCACCAGATTTCGTGACTTCCTGTGCCCGAAAGTACGGTATTAGGTCAACGTTTCGACGCTTTCTGAGGGGTCCGGACGACGGCTATACCCCATCGTTAGAGGAACTTACACACCTAACGCTTCAGGAGGATGGGAGAAGCGGCCTTAAGAAGAAGTCCTGGTTTATTCCTCTGCCGCTGAGCATTCCTTTTCATAGTAGTCGGCTTCGCAGGGCAATGGATCTCTTCCTTCCCGTAGTTCGCGATGCATTACCCGACGAAGAGACAatgcgttcttttttttgcatccCACAGTGTGGTGGTAGTGATGAGGGACCGTCTTCGCGATGTGCCTCAGAGCCGAAGAAACCCGTTTGGCTAACTAACTTAACTGGCACGGCGTTTCGCCCCTTTGATGTCGACTTTCAGCGAGACGCACTGGAGGCAATGCAGTCGATGAATGTTGGGGAGATCAGGCACAATGGACGGTACCACACTAATTTGGTCGAGTTAGCTTTTAAAAACGGCATGGACACTAGTAGTGTGCGTGACATGTGTGCGGCCGTGCTAGCAGCGCAGTTAGCCCATCCGGTGCAATGGATTGATGTGATGGATTCTGCTGTTTTTCAACATGGTGTGCGCGAGGCCCATGAAATATCACCGGTAAGGACTGTTGCGGATATGTTCAAACGTACGGTTTTTCGAGGGAAGACATCAGACGCCTCGGTCGGAGAGGCGGCGTTGGATATAGTAACGCGCTGCCTGCCATCCGAGGAACGTTTCTTGTAG